In Haliotis asinina isolate JCU_RB_2024 chromosome 11, JCU_Hal_asi_v2, whole genome shotgun sequence, the genomic stretch CTCATAAAAATCTTCAGCAGTAAAAAAGTATTTCTGAACCATGTGCTGCTAAGAACTCATAAATAACAAATCCGTTCTGGATACTGGTGTTGTCAGTGTTCATCACAGTTTTTACCAGATACGCAAAGAGTAGTTGTTAGGTATGATTATGGTTCCTGTTGAGAGGACTGTGGCGTCGTCTATTCACTAAGAGAGACCCACCTTTTTTTTTGTTCAGATCAGGAATATTTACCAGGTATCGACGTTTGTCTAGGGTGTATGTGACAAAAGTTGATCAGTATGTAATAGTGATGACAGAAATGAGTATTTGGTAAGTAAATGAAACCATGCCAGTCGGCCTATGTAAGAATTCTTTTCAATACATTGACCAGTAATGAGTCCATGTGATATCGTTTGATGAATGACCAGTAATGAGTGTCAtcatggtttgtctgatccaggctaGATTACCTTCTATGGATTGCGTGATCCAGGCTAAAGGCTTGATTATCACCcatggtttgtctgatccaggttGGATTATCTTacatggtttgtctgatccaggttAAATTACCGTACAAGGCTGGGTTACCTTACATGATCtgcctggtccaggcttgattattttaCATGGTTTGTCTTATTCAGGTTGGGTTATCTTACATGGTTTGTCCTGCCCAGGTTGGATTATCTTACATGGTGTGCATGAGCCAAATACTGGATTATCTTACATCTTTTTTTCTGATACAGGCTGGTTTATCTTACTTGGTTTGCACAAACCAGGTTGCAATACCTTACATGGTTTCTCTGATCGAGGCTGGGTTATCTTACATGGTCTGTAAGGTCCGTGTTGGGTTATCTTACATGGTTTGGCGATCCAGGTTGGATTACCTTACATGGTTTGTCTGTTCCAGGTTGGATTACCTTacatggtttgtctgatccaggttGGTTTATCTTacatggtttgtctgatccaggttGGATTATCCTACATGGTTTGTCTAAAAGAGGCTGGATTATCTTACAAGATTTGTTTGGTCCATGATTGATTATCTCACATGGTTTGTCTGAAAGAGGCTGGATTACCTTacatggtttgtctgatccaggttGGTTTATCTTacatggtttgtctgatccaggttGGATTACCTTACATGGTTTGTCTGAAAGAGGCTGGATTATCTTacatggtttgtctgatccaggttGGATTATCCTATATGGTTTGTCTGAAAGAGGCTGGATTATCTTATATGATCTGTTTGGTCCATGATTGATTAACTCacatggtttgtctgatccaggctgCATTATCTTacatggtttgtctgatccaggttAGTTTATCTTacatggtttgtctgatccaggctggATTACCTTACATGGTTTGTCTGAAAGAGGCTGGATTATTTTACATGCTTGCTCTGATCCAGGTTGGATTATCCTACATGGTTTGTCTGAAAGAGGCTGGATTATCTTATATGATCTGTTTGGTCCATGATTGATTAACTCacatggtttgtctgatccaggttGGATTATCCTACATGGTTTGTCTGAAAGAGGCTGGATGATCTTATATGATCTGTTTGGTCCATCATTGATTAACTCacatggtttgtctgatccaggctggattatcttacatggtttgtctgatccaggttGGTTTACCTTacatggtttgtctgatccaggctggATTACCTTACATGGTTTGTCTGAAAGAGGCTGGATTGTCTTacatggtttgtctgatccaagTTGGATTATCCTACATGGTTTGTCTGAAAGAGGCTGGATTATCTTATATGATTTTTTTGGTCCATGATTGATTAACTCacatggtttgtctgatccaggctggattatcttACATGGTTTGCACGGTCCAGGTTGGATTACCTTACCTGGCTTGTCTGATCCAATCAAGATTATCTTAcatggattgtttgatccagtctGAATTACAGTATATGGTTGTCAGGTCCAGGCTGTATTACTTTACTTACTATGGGATGCATTACCATACACGTTGCCATGATACCATTGTCAGGTAATCATtacttcattcactcactcactggtttgTGAACAGCAAGTATGTTCCATCTATCTGTTGCTAAACTCAGAGGATCATCCAAGGCTTTACATGCAACAACTGTCTACTGGTTGAGAGAAAAAAAAGCGTTCTACATTCTACTCCCTTTAGAGGAATCATTTCTCACTTTGACAGTCTAGCTGAAATGTTATCTTTATCTAAGCAAATATTAGAATTACATCTCAGTGGACATATCTTATATTGTCACAATGTTGTGAGCATTACGAATGTGACATAACATACGTTTGACCCATACTCCTCTAATGCTGTAGATAAAGCATTAACTACTCATTCATTCTCATGAAATTCATGACTTAACCTTACTTGCTCTTTTCATGGTGCACTACCTTAACCAATCACACAATccaaattcatttattaaaatATAACATAACTATGACTTAGACtgcaaagaaatattttattgtgaaaacaatgtaaacataactttgaaaacaaaaacaggttAAAGTAATTCAAAAACATTCTAAATAAACGGCCTCCGACCTCCCCTTACAGCCGTCCCTACCCACACTTTTGAGATGCACATACAAAATCTGTCACTTATGTAGGAGAGTAGTTGGGAGAAGTGCTAAGACAGTATAAGACAGGAGAGAGTAGTATGGTAGGCAGAAGAAGAGTACCATGGTAGGTGATATAAAACAAGAGAGGGTAGGATAATAGGGAGAACAATATGACAgaagagagttacaagaagtaAACAGTAACCTATCTGAAAGGTGAGCAAAGAGACACTATGGTAGTGATGACAATGCACAATAAGGTTGTGAAGAAGAGCACAGAAGAGCACACAATAAGATATTGTAGGTTGATTTAGTGATTTAGTGGATGGATAGTAAGGTTATCAGAATTTAGAATATGAAAATGGCTGAGAACCGCCAATCTTGTCAAATAGCACTGGAATTAGTAGACACAGAAAAACAGCACCTATGGTGTTtggtgcgtgtgtgcgtgtgtgtgtgcgtgtgtgtgtgtgcatgtgtgggtgtgtgcatgagtgtgtgtgtgtgtgagagagagagatgaggGGAGGGCATGGGATGCCACCATGTTGTGTACAGCAGACAGTTAGAGAGAAAGACAGTAAGAGAGTACAAGTGAGAAGCACAGGTACACCATGTTTTGAACAGCAAACATACAtgaacgagagagagagagagacaaagagAGGGACAGGCAGAGAGTACAAGGTGATCGCACAAGGAAAACCACCATGTTTTGTACAGCAAACATGTATGATGAAAGACATGTGGAATATCTAATATAAACACCCACTTAACTATACACTTATCTATACTTACCTGTCCCCTGCACCTTACTGCATTTAGAAGAAGTCCCCGGTGAGAGACCCCGATGAGAGACTGGTGCTGTACTCAGCCAGGAGAGCTTCCAGGTCCTCCAGGGTATCCTGGGGCTCCTCCAGTCTTGCTTGTTTCACAGCTTGGGGCACCTCGTTGTTGTCATCTGGGCACTTCCTCTTGCGTGAGGGCTGGGGCTCAGTGCTTGGCTCAGAAGTGGGTTTCCTCTTTTTCCTTAAAATAAGTTTAGTAAGATACAGATATTCCAcatcatattcatcatcagAGTTGGGTTCTGCTCTGGCAACTGTCTTGTCTGGATTTACACTTACTTTAGCAACAGTGACATCCCCTGACTTAGCACTTTCTGATTCTGAAACAACCTTATCCTTTACATTCTTAACAGGGGCAGACAAAGTCTTGCAACCTGTACTGGGCAAGACAGACTTTGGTTTTAAATAAGCACGATCAGCAGTCTTTAGCTGTTCACCAAAACTATGCTTAGTTGAGGGCTTAATGATACCATGATCACCCAAGGGCTTAGTGATACGGTTTCCCAGGGTTCTGCTCTGGGGTTTGATGTGCTTAGCCCCAAGAGGCTGAGGCACAAAGAAGGGCTTTCTCTCAGGCTGGTTCTTCCTCACTTTCTCCTTAGGAGTGCGAGGCTTTGGCTGGGGTTTGGGTCGGAATTTCTGAGGCTTGCGCTTGCAGGGCCTGAGCTCAGGTTTTCGCTTTGGCAGGATAGGGGTCTTGGATGTGGCTTTGGGCTCGCTTGCTTTAGATACAGACATGGACTGGGGAAGTGGTCTGGGTAGGTCAAGTGGGGGCAGGACACAGGAGAAATCCTGATGAGGGATACAGTCAATGTAACACATTCTATACTGTGATGAAAGAAGGACATCACGTTTATAGAATCAAATTCTGAGATCATCAACATAACAATGACCATGCATACCTCTGGCCTTATCTGGTGCAGGTCAAGCTGAGAACTGGGCAGACTGGTGCCACTGATGCCAGGAGATGGAGGCTGGGGGACTGTCGGCTGGACCACAGAACTCACTGCAGGCTGGACTGTAGTAAGCAGGGAGGTACCATGCACAGAGGGCTGAACTCCAGGCTGCAGGAATGTTGGCTGTAGGTAACCAGCTGGTATCCAGAGAGTGTTGCTGTCTAGCAGGCATCTGGTCCCATCTCCCATCACAACTGTAGGCAGGCCAGGACTCAGGCAGGGCAAAGGAACTGTTCAAAATGAGAATATTTAATAACACTCAAGAGTATATTATTTCACTAATTTTCCTACAAGATTCAAGACAAGTATCAAATATTTAAGGGAATATTGTTTCACTTCTAAAAatgttggaaaaccaaatctTGGTTTAGGTTGGAAACATGTCTCTCGTTTCAAACATGTCTCtcgttttatttttgttgtacaaaattcaaaacaagTAGCAAAATGCTCTGGTTTAAATGAATAACATGTATCCCTTGAATGCTACATAGACACATAAATATCATAACACATTCTGTATCATGATTGAAACCTTGAAACTACTTTGTGCCTTGATAGGAGTTTGTTATGTATAGATACAAATATAAATTAGCAGACTGATACGATGTAAGTATATCGCAGTTTACAGTTTACAAAACGGACGAATTCACTGTGATACTGACTCACTaatacaacaacaataacacaacaataaatacaacaataatactgACAACACTAACCACCGTAATGACCATTTCCTGTGAAGGAGGAAATGTTCCCTCAACATGTACAGCTGAACGTCATTGTGTATCGTACTGAGATATATGTAGGGGTAAATCTCACAATGAAGTGTAGTGTTACAGATCGTACTACAGAGACTAATGAAAACTTTTTGCCTCATCACATACGCCTTTTTGAAATTCAGACTTCCGAGTAATTTCACACACGCCACATAATGACGTGAATCGGGAGTACGTAGTGTCCAAAAACGACATTTACGATGTAGTCAATTTTGGAAGATCACTTTCAGGACTTTCGATTTGCCTGAGATCATATGGTGTCAAGAACCGGAAAATGTCCCCTCGGAATTCAAAATTCTGACCTgtatttgtgatacattttgaaCTTTATTTGACTTCAAAGTTAATGTCCAAGAGCAAGGACAATGTGGGATGTTCGTTTAGCACACAAAATTCGCCTCGAAAGCTTCCGTAAAAACGTAGAAACTTTTGTAAAGTGAGGAACCCGCAAAGCGTAACTCCAAATATTGCAGTCTACCCTTTTCATAAAGTCACTGATCGTGGGGCAGGTTGGGTCGCAGAGTGTACATCTGAACGTCAATTTGTATCCGAATTAAGATATCTCATTATGACACTGTGTCAGGATAAATCTCACAACGAAGAGATGTTGCAGACATGCCTCTCTGGCTAAAGAAATCACTTTTCCTTCATCACAAATCATGCAAATGCCTACCTCCTGTACCGCGATTCATGATTTTCTCCAACTCGACAACTCGCACGTCCTCTCAAAATCGAAAAACTTTCCACAAAAATCGCAAAATGTTCTCCAGTGCAAACTGTCAAAATGGCTGACACACAGGGATGAGACGTTGTCATGACGCCAGTTTCTGATTACACTGCGCATGTATGAACTTTCTACATGTCTGAACTTCCGTCTATCGAAATTACCTACAAATCATCACGTAATATAACAAAGTACTTGGGAAAATGTAAGACGTCAGTTTGCATAATAAGGTCGTGTCCACTTTCAAGAGGCGCTACTCTCACATATAGTACAAACTAATGAGAGTTACTCCCCTCCATTATATTTTTACTATCGCTTTTGTAACTTCCACTGAGGGGGTCTCTGTTGTCTGACACTCATCCTCTCATTTATGATTCAATATAAAAAGGCAGAAaacgtgtacatgtacattttaaCAATAGTAGTTTTACCATTTATGTGTCAGGGTCAACGTATCCTGATGAATTGTCTTGGAAAAGcaacaatgaaacaatgaaatgaaaaattgCCCCCAAATGTTTACAGTTCGGTTGCAGCTGTGATCACAAAAAGAcccaaaatatcatttaaagttaACGGGCTATTTTTGCGTTCATATCCAGCACGTGTATCATGTCTTTGCTTATGCCTTAGATAGAGATGTCACACATGCATAAAACCTGAGTATCCCAAATTGTAAGAAACTATGAAATGAGAAAGGacattatacacacacacacacacacacacttttttatatagatagatagatagatagatagaaatatatagatatacatctatagatagatagatagatagatagatagatagatagatagattccCACGTTCTCTTGATTGTGCAGAtgtatgttttactgatgtttgTCTATTATATTGatagatggatagatagatagatagatagatagatagatagatagatagatagattccCATGTTCTCTTGATTGTGCAGATGTATGTTTTAGTGATGTTTCTcaattattaacggagtaattTCTAtgtcttcaaatgtaatgacaCCGCTTTTGTGGcttgtgttatgtaaacaggTGAAAAAGACGATATTATCAGGCTGATTAGTATACATGTCACCTAATTTCCATTCAAGGAGGACACTCTCAGTGTGTCAGTCAGAATTCAAGCTTCATTTGACATATCATGAACTGGAATATGCAAATAATTACCTGAGCAGGTAAACAATCAAACAGTTTTACTCTTATCTTCATGTGGACAACAAGCGTTTGGCATGTACATGAAAACATTGTTTTAGAAATACTTTCAAACTTATTGTCAAGATCGGGCCGttctttgttcattgtatgggagtattttctttttcattactATACAATGAAAGAACAACAAAAATCAGAATGATGTTGCACAGACCTGAACAAAAGAGGACATGGGTTGGTTTATATTTTTGGCAGATTCTTGCAGAAATATAGTTAACAGTTAGATATACTGTCATCATAATATTATT encodes the following:
- the LOC137256568 gene encoding immunoglobulin A1 protease-like is translated as MNRGTGVPLPCLSPGLPTVVMGDGTRCLLDSNTLWIPAGYLQPTFLQPGVQPSVHGTSLLTTVQPAVSSVVQPTVPQPPSPGISGTSLPSSQLDLHQIRPEDFSCVLPPLDLPRPLPQSMSVSKASEPKATSKTPILPKRKPELRPCKRKPQKFRPKPQPKPRTPKEKVRKNQPERKPFFVPQPLGAKHIKPQSRTLGNRITKPLGDHGIIKPSTKHSFGEQLKTADRAYLKPKSVLPSTGCKTLSAPVKNVKDKVVSESESAKSGDVTVAKVSVNPDKTVARAEPNSDDEYDVEYLYLTKLILRKKRKPTSEPSTEPQPSRKRKCPDDNNEVPQAVKQARLEEPQDTLEDLEALLAEYSTSLSSGSLTGDFF